A stretch of Blautia liquoris DNA encodes these proteins:
- a CDS encoding peptide chain release factor 3 has translation MADYTKEIERRRTFAIISHPDAGKTTLTEKFLLYGGAINQAGSVKGKATARHAVSDWMEIEKERGISVTSSVLQFHYEGYCINILDTPGHQDFSEDTYRTLMAADSAVMVIDASKGVEAQTRKLFKVCVMRHIPIFTFINKMDRDARDTFDLLDEIEKELGIATYPVNWPIGSGKKFRGIYNRESNQVMTFSDTQKGTHEGQEENVDADKLVERSLADQEQVDTLGDEIELLDGASVSFDQDLVDKGELTPVFFGSALTNFGVLTFLEHFLKMTTSPLPRVADGKEIDPVNADFSAFVFKIQANMNKNHRDRIAFMRICSGKFDAGMEVYHVQGGKKLRLSQPQQMMADSRHVVQEAYAGDIIGVFDPGIFSIGDTVCATGDNFQYEGIPTFAPEHFARVSLIDTMKRKQFVKGINQIAQEGAIQIFQELKGGMEEIIVGVVGVLQFDVLKYRLTNEYNVEIRLETLPYEYIRWIENKDEVEVDKIVGTSDMKTVMDLKERPLLLFANSWSVGMVQERNEGLRLAEFSKN, from the coding sequence GTGGCTGATTATACAAAGGAAATAGAAAGACGCCGTACGTTTGCGATTATTTCTCACCCTGATGCTGGAAAGACGACTTTGACAGAGAAGTTTCTGCTCTATGGAGGCGCAATTAATCAGGCGGGATCGGTTAAAGGAAAGGCGACTGCCAGGCATGCCGTATCGGACTGGATGGAGATTGAAAAAGAGAGAGGAATCTCTGTGACATCATCTGTGCTCCAGTTTCATTATGAGGGCTACTGTATCAATATTCTGGACACGCCCGGACATCAGGACTTTTCAGAGGACACATACCGGACTTTGATGGCTGCAGATTCTGCAGTGATGGTGATTGATGCATCGAAAGGTGTAGAGGCACAGACAAGAAAGCTTTTTAAAGTCTGTGTGATGAGACATATCCCAATTTTTACTTTTATAAACAAGATGGACCGCGATGCAAGAGATACTTTCGACCTGCTTGATGAGATCGAAAAGGAGCTCGGCATTGCAACGTATCCGGTCAACTGGCCGATCGGCTCAGGGAAAAAATTCAGAGGAATCTATAATCGGGAGTCAAATCAGGTGATGACTTTCTCGGATACCCAGAAAGGTACACACGAGGGACAGGAAGAGAATGTTGATGCGGACAAGCTGGTTGAAAGAAGTCTTGCTGATCAGGAACAAGTTGACACGCTTGGTGATGAGATTGAGTTGCTTGACGGGGCCAGTGTTTCTTTTGATCAGGATCTGGTCGACAAGGGAGAATTGACGCCGGTGTTCTTTGGGTCGGCGCTTACAAACTTCGGCGTTTTGACATTCTTGGAACATTTTCTTAAGATGACAACATCACCGCTTCCCAGAGTTGCAGATGGGAAGGAAATTGATCCGGTTAATGCAGATTTTTCTGCGTTTGTCTTTAAGATTCAGGCGAATATGAATAAGAACCACAGAGACCGAATTGCATTTATGAGGATCTGTTCCGGAAAGTTTGATGCCGGAATGGAAGTGTACCATGTACAAGGAGGTAAGAAGCTGCGCCTGTCCCAGCCTCAGCAGATGATGGCGGACAGCCGACATGTAGTACAGGAGGCTTATGCGGGAGACATCATAGGAGTATTTGATCCTGGAATCTTTTCTATCGGTGATACAGTATGTGCCACTGGTGATAACTTTCAATACGAGGGGATCCCAACCTTTGCACCGGAACATTTTGCAAGAGTTTCCCTGATTGATACGATGAAACGAAAACAATTTGTTAAGGGAATCAATCAGATTGCACAGGAAGGTGCCATCCAGATCTTTCAGGAGCTAAAGGGAGGTATGGAAGAGATCATTGTAGGTGTTGTCGGTGTCCTGCAATTTGATGTCTTAAAATATCGCCTGACGAATGAATACAACGTCGAGATTCGTCTGGAAACACTTCCATATGAATATATCCGATGGATCGAGAACAAAGATGAAGTAGAAGTGGATAAGATCGTCGGTACATCTGATATGAAGACCGTTATGGATCTAAAAGAAAGACCCCTCCTTCTGTTTGCAAATTCCTGGAGTGTAGGCATGGTTCAAGAACGAAACGAAGGGTTAAGGCTTGCTGAGTTCAGCAAAAATTAA
- a CDS encoding Asp23/Gls24 family envelope stress response protein, which produces MSENKNTKNNNTYTIYDDETVGTVQIADEVVAIIAGLAATEVEGVASIAGNITNELIGKLGMKKLQRGVKVEVAEGVVSVDLDINIKYGYSIPKASAVVQEKVKSAIENMTGLEVADVNVNIADVDMQQSE; this is translated from the coding sequence ATGTCAGAAAACAAGAATACTAAGAATAATAACACCTATACGATATATGATGATGAGACAGTAGGAACTGTACAGATTGCGGATGAGGTTGTGGCCATTATCGCCGGGCTTGCTGCCACCGAAGTAGAAGGAGTAGCTTCCATTGCAGGGAATATAACGAATGAGCTGATTGGAAAGCTTGGGATGAAGAAACTTCAAAGAGGAGTAAAAGTAGAAGTCGCAGAAGGAGTAGTCAGCGTAGATCTGGATATCAATATCAAATATGGTTACAGTATTCCCAAAGCCAGCGCCGTGGTACAAGAAAAAGTGAAATCTGCCATTGAGAATATGACAGGACTGGAGGTAGCTGATGTAAATGTCAATATTGCGGATGTTGATATGCAGCAGTCAGAGTAA
- the nusB gene encoding transcription antitermination factor NusB, giving the protein MKRRELRESIFKLLFIDDFNSDDEMPEQVSLYMDTLDENYESTDAQDRSYIERKYEHIRDHREDIDQLIKKSATGWKLNRMSKVDLSILRLAIYEMIYDDEIPVKVAINEAVELAKRFGGDTSASFINGILGKVVRDRFPESPEEEL; this is encoded by the coding sequence ATGAAGAGAAGAGAGTTACGTGAGAGTATATTTAAACTATTGTTTATTGACGATTTCAACAGTGATGATGAGATGCCCGAACAAGTTTCTCTGTACATGGATACACTTGATGAGAATTATGAGAGCACAGACGCTCAGGACCGTTCTTATATAGAACGGAAATACGAGCACATCCGTGATCATCGGGAAGATATTGATCAGCTGATCAAAAAATCTGCAACGGGATGGAAACTGAATCGTATGAGTAAAGTTGATCTTTCCATCCTGCGGCTTGCCATATACGAGATGATCTATGATGATGAGATTCCTGTAAAAGTGGCTATCAATGAAGCTGTTGAACTGGCAAAACGTTTTGGAGGCGATACATCAGCGTCCTTTATCAATGGAATACTGGGAAAGGTTGTAAGGGATCGCTTTCCGGAATCGCCAGAGGAAGAACTTTGA
- the xseA gene encoding exodeoxyribonuclease VII large subunit — MSSIYSVGQVNTYIKRMFQQDFMLSRIYVRGEVSNLKYHPSGHIYFSLKDDMSAISCVMFAGSRRGLAFQMKDGDKVVVGGSVNVYEKSGHYQLYAKEIKREGSGLLYERFLALKQELEEMGMFASEYKQPIPAYVRKMGVVTASSGAAIQDIRNISYRRNPYIQIILYPALVQGEGAKESIVRGIETLDQMNLDVIIVGRGGGSIEDLWAFNEESVARAIFNCNTPVISAVGHETDTTIADFVADLRAPTPSAAAELAVTDIRSLFNQMEEYQKHLRYSMQNKVIFARRRLEGYETRWNYLNPQNQIIEKRQQLLEIEQRIQYRMERVLTGEKHRLSLYIQHFKGLSPLDRLNRGFSYVEDETGHAVTKISQVNPGNYVKIQVSDGELGAQIKTVVPAEREMLSKGEENG; from the coding sequence TTGAGCAGTATATATTCAGTAGGACAGGTAAATACCTATATTAAACGCATGTTTCAGCAGGACTTTATGTTGAGCCGAATCTATGTCAGAGGAGAAGTCAGTAATTTAAAATATCATCCTTCCGGACATATCTATTTTTCTTTGAAGGACGATATGTCAGCGATCTCCTGCGTAATGTTTGCGGGAAGCAGAAGAGGTCTTGCCTTTCAGATGAAAGATGGGGATAAAGTCGTCGTCGGGGGCAGTGTCAATGTTTATGAAAAGAGCGGACACTATCAGCTCTATGCAAAAGAAATAAAACGGGAAGGCTCAGGACTCTTATATGAGCGTTTTCTGGCACTTAAGCAAGAGCTTGAGGAGATGGGGATGTTTGCCTCGGAGTACAAACAGCCAATTCCTGCCTATGTGAGAAAGATGGGCGTGGTAACGGCGTCATCCGGGGCGGCAATTCAGGATATCCGCAATATATCCTATCGCAGAAATCCATATATTCAGATTATTCTGTACCCGGCTCTCGTGCAGGGAGAAGGTGCAAAGGAAAGCATTGTCCGGGGGATCGAAACGCTGGATCAGATGAATCTCGATGTTATCATCGTCGGCAGAGGCGGCGGCTCTATAGAAGATCTGTGGGCGTTTAACGAGGAAAGTGTTGCCCGAGCCATCTTCAACTGTAATACCCCGGTGATTTCAGCGGTCGGTCACGAGACAGATACAACAATTGCTGATTTTGTGGCAGATCTTCGTGCACCGACACCTTCTGCTGCAGCGGAACTTGCAGTGACGGATATCCGCAGTCTTTTCAATCAGATGGAAGAATACCAGAAACACCTCCGGTATTCTATGCAAAACAAAGTGATCTTTGCGAGACGAAGATTAGAGGGATATGAAACCAGGTGGAATTATCTGAATCCCCAAAATCAGATTATTGAGAAGAGACAGCAGCTGCTTGAGATTGAACAACGTATCCAGTACCGGATGGAACGTGTGCTGACAGGGGAAAAACACCGTCTGTCCTTATATATTCAGCATTTCAAAGGACTGTCACCACTGGACAGATTAAACCGGGGATTTTCTTATGTTGAAGATGAAACGGGACATGCGGTCACGAAGATCAGTCAGGTTAATCCGGGAAACTATGTGAAAATTCAGGTAAGCGATGGGGAACTGGGAGCACAGATCAAGACGGTTGTCCCTGCAGAGCGGGAAATGTTATCAAAAGGGGAAGAAAATGGCTGA
- the xseB gene encoding exodeoxyribonuclease VII small subunit, with protein MADKDNELTLEQSFDELNKLVEKLEKPDISLEESFQTYKKGMELLKECSSKIDTVEKKMLKINGNGEISEF; from the coding sequence ATGGCTGATAAAGACAATGAATTGACACTTGAGCAGTCTTTTGATGAACTCAATAAGCTGGTAGAGAAACTTGAAAAGCCGGACATCAGTCTGGAAGAATCATTTCAGACTTATAAAAAAGGAATGGAACTTCTAAAAGAATGCAGCAGCAAGATCGATACAGTTGAGAAAAAGATGCTTAAAATAAATGGAAATGGTGAGATCAGTGAATTTTAG
- a CDS encoding polyprenyl synthetase family protein, which yields MNQKTHWVESVIERYLPDGEEFACALTDAINYSMKSGGKRIRPLLMYESYHMVGGSHAVVEPFMAAIEMIHTHSLIHDDLPAIDGDLYRRGKKTTHAVFGEALGVLSGDALLNLAYETAMKAFSYADDKNNTIEALTILTLKAGIHGMLGGQSVDVTNEKNNVEHLDKETLDHIYRNKTASLLEAPLMIGAVLGGASRGEITCMEQIGRKIGMAFQIQDDILDVTSTTEVLGKPVFSDEKNQKTTYVTLMGVQGAKGEVEQLTSEALRLLDTLPGEKEFMKELLSYLAFRDR from the coding sequence TTGAATCAAAAGACACATTGGGTGGAATCGGTAATCGAAAGATATCTTCCAGATGGCGAAGAGTTTGCTTGCGCCCTAACAGATGCCATAAATTATAGCATGAAATCGGGCGGAAAGAGAATTCGGCCGCTGCTTATGTATGAGAGCTACCATATGGTGGGCGGAAGCCATGCGGTTGTGGAGCCTTTTATGGCTGCAATCGAAATGATACATACTCATTCTCTGATTCATGATGATTTGCCTGCAATTGACGGGGATTTGTATCGAAGAGGAAAGAAGACCACCCACGCAGTCTTTGGAGAAGCACTCGGTGTGTTAAGCGGAGATGCTCTGCTCAATCTCGCATATGAGACAGCGATGAAAGCCTTTTCTTATGCAGATGATAAGAACAATACCATCGAGGCTCTTACTATTCTGACTTTAAAGGCGGGTATTCACGGAATGCTGGGCGGTCAGAGTGTGGATGTTACAAATGAAAAAAATAATGTGGAGCATTTAGACAAAGAGACACTGGATCATATATACCGAAACAAAACAGCATCACTATTGGAAGCCCCGCTTATGATTGGAGCTGTACTCGGCGGTGCATCGCGCGGTGAAATCACCTGTATGGAGCAGATCGGGAGAAAAATTGGGATGGCATTCCAGATACAAGATGATATTCTGGATGTTACCAGTACAACAGAAGTTCTCGGGAAGCCGGTGTTCAGCGATGAAAAAAATCAGAAGACGACCTATGTGACTCTTATGGGAGTACAAGGTGCCAAAGGTGAGGTTGAACAATTGACATCGGAGGCTTTGCGGCTTCTTGACACGTTGCCGGGCGAAAAAGAGTTTATGAAAGAGTTACTGTCTTATCTTGCTTTTCGGGACAGATAA
- the dxs gene encoding 1-deoxy-D-xylulose-5-phosphate synthase has product MLEQINGPEDIKRIPEQRLPQLAEEIRKFLVEKLSETGGHLASNLGTVELTIALHRVLNLPNDKLIWDVGHQAYTHKILTGRKEEFDRLRMEGGISGFPRRTESACDSFDTGHSSTSISAGLGYVQARDLKSKDYTVVSVIGDGALTGGMAYEALNNASNLKTNFIIVLNDNNMSISPSVGGISSYLAEMRTASAYTGLKTDVTTALEKIPGVGKGMVDAIRKTKSSIKQFVIPGMFFENMGITYLGPVDGHDIKTMTRVFQDARRVEGPVIVHVITQKGRGYLPALRHPSRFHGTSPFEIDTGIPKKHTKPTWTDIFSTVMRKMGDREPDVVAVTAAMKEGVGLKRFANMFPERFFDVGIAEAHAVTFAAGLSLGGLIPVVAIYSTFLQRAFDQIIHDVCMQNLHVVFAVDRAGLVGADGRTHQGVFDLSYLGMMPNMTVMAPKNIWELSDMMKYAVHASGPVAIRYPRGEACDGMKEHRERIEPHKAEVIHRGEKIAILAVGNMVSTAGEAVRDLQRQGINPTLVNMRFVKPFDKELVKELALSHDCLITVEENAISGGFGEQILVYAEEEKLKVEVEIMAVPDQFVSHGSVKHQQEITGLDTQGIVSRILLHERFHPKEKIDAKECTNEEESLSEEKLENSKR; this is encoded by the coding sequence ATGTTGGAACAGATAAACGGACCAGAGGATATTAAGCGGATACCGGAACAGCGTCTGCCGCAGCTGGCAGAGGAGATCCGAAAGTTTCTCGTGGAGAAATTGAGCGAAACAGGGGGACATCTTGCATCCAATCTCGGAACCGTGGAACTGACGATTGCGCTGCATCGGGTGCTGAATCTTCCCAATGACAAATTAATCTGGGACGTGGGTCATCAGGCATATACTCATAAGATATTGACCGGAAGAAAAGAGGAATTCGACAGGCTTCGCATGGAAGGGGGAATCAGCGGTTTTCCAAGAAGAACGGAAAGTGCGTGTGATTCTTTTGATACGGGGCATAGTTCTACTTCGATTTCTGCCGGTCTTGGTTATGTACAGGCACGCGATTTGAAAAGCAAGGATTATACCGTCGTGTCAGTCATCGGTGATGGGGCCCTGACCGGAGGAATGGCATACGAAGCTCTAAACAACGCGTCAAATCTGAAAACCAATTTTATTATTGTTTTAAATGATAACAACATGTCCATCTCGCCAAGTGTGGGTGGAATATCCAGTTATCTCGCCGAAATGCGGACAGCATCTGCCTACACAGGGCTGAAAACTGATGTCACGACAGCCCTCGAGAAGATTCCCGGTGTCGGTAAAGGAATGGTGGATGCAATCAGAAAGACGAAGAGCAGTATCAAGCAGTTTGTGATACCGGGCATGTTTTTCGAGAACATGGGGATTACCTACCTGGGTCCGGTAGACGGACATGATATTAAAACTATGACGAGGGTGTTTCAGGATGCCAGACGTGTCGAAGGTCCGGTCATAGTCCATGTCATTACACAAAAAGGGCGTGGGTATCTTCCGGCCTTGCGGCATCCGTCCAGATTTCATGGAACATCTCCTTTTGAGATTGATACAGGAATTCCTAAAAAACATACAAAACCTACATGGACGGATATCTTTTCTACAGTCATGCGGAAGATGGGAGACCGCGAACCTGATGTAGTGGCTGTGACAGCCGCCATGAAAGAAGGAGTAGGACTAAAGCGTTTTGCCAACATGTTTCCGGAACGTTTTTTCGATGTTGGAATTGCAGAGGCACACGCAGTGACATTCGCAGCGGGACTTTCTCTTGGGGGCCTTATTCCGGTTGTGGCCATCTATTCAACCTTTTTGCAGAGAGCATTTGATCAGATTATCCATGATGTCTGTATGCAGAATCTACACGTGGTATTTGCCGTCGACAGAGCCGGATTGGTGGGTGCAGACGGAAGGACGCATCAGGGAGTGTTTGATCTGTCATATCTGGGTATGATGCCCAATATGACAGTTATGGCGCCAAAAAACATATGGGAGTTATCCGATATGATGAAATATGCGGTTCATGCAAGTGGTCCTGTGGCAATCCGATATCCGAGAGGAGAAGCCTGTGATGGGATGAAAGAGCATCGGGAAAGAATAGAACCCCATAAAGCAGAAGTTATTCACCGTGGTGAGAAAATTGCAATTTTAGCTGTCGGGAATATGGTGAGCACTGCAGGGGAGGCTGTAAGAGATCTGCAAAGGCAGGGGATTAATCCAACGCTTGTGAATATGAGATTTGTCAAACCTTTTGACAAAGAGCTTGTCAAAGAACTTGCCTTGTCCCATGACTGTCTGATTACGGTTGAGGAGAATGCGATAAGCGGCGGTTTCGGAGAGCAGATCCTTGTGTATGCAGAGGAAGAGAAACTAAAGGTTGAGGTAGAGATCATGGCGGTTCCGGATCAGTTTGTATCACACGGAAGTGTAAAACATCAGCAGGAAATCACGGGCCTTGATACGCAGGGGATTGTCTCACGTATTCTTTTGCATGAGCGTTTCCATCCAAAGGAAAAGATAGATGCGAAAGAATGTACGAATGAAGAGGAAAGTTTGAGCGAAGAAAAGTTGGAGAATAGTAAGAGATGA
- a CDS encoding TlyA family RNA methyltransferase, whose translation MKERLDVLLVKKGILKSREKAKVVIMAGDVFVDGQREDKAGSMFDDSADITLLGNPIPYVSRGGLKLEKAMKQFCLDLSDRICMDVGSSTGGFTDCMLQNGALFVYAVDVGRGQLDWGLRNDPKVRCMEKTNIRYVVPEDIDRKPSFVSIDVSFISLTKVLLPVYNLMEKEGEVVCLIKPQFEAGREKVQKKGVVRDPAVHEEVIQKVMDYARTIDFSLCDLDFSPIKGPEGNIEYLLHLAKTGHPHDREELPVKEVVAGAHKELDK comes from the coding sequence ATGAAAGAACGGTTAGATGTACTTCTGGTAAAAAAAGGAATTTTAAAATCCAGAGAAAAAGCAAAGGTAGTCATTATGGCCGGGGATGTATTTGTCGACGGGCAGCGAGAGGATAAGGCGGGGTCGATGTTTGATGATTCAGCAGATATCACTCTGCTGGGGAATCCGATTCCCTATGTCAGCCGCGGAGGACTGAAACTGGAAAAAGCCATGAAGCAGTTCTGCCTCGATCTTTCCGACAGAATCTGTATGGATGTCGGTTCTTCCACAGGCGGATTTACAGATTGCATGCTGCAAAACGGTGCATTGTTTGTCTATGCGGTCGACGTGGGACGCGGACAGCTTGACTGGGGACTTAGAAATGATCCCAAAGTCCGCTGTATGGAGAAGACAAATATTCGATATGTCGTACCGGAGGATATTGACCGCAAACCATCTTTTGTCTCAATTGATGTATCTTTTATTTCCCTTACAAAGGTGCTCCTGCCGGTATATAATCTGATGGAGAAAGAGGGTGAGGTGGTCTGTCTGATTAAGCCGCAGTTCGAGGCAGGAAGAGAAAAGGTACAAAAAAAGGGCGTTGTGAGAGACCCTGCTGTGCATGAAGAAGTGATTCAAAAAGTGATGGATTATGCCAGAACGATTGATTTCTCGCTTTGTGATCTTGACTTTTCTCCAATTAAAGGCCCTGAGGGAAATATTGAATATTTGCTTCACCTGGCAAAAACCGGCCATCCGCATGACAGGGAAGAGCTCCCGGTAAAAGAAGTTGTTGCCGGGGCACACAAAGAACTAGATAAGTAA
- a CDS encoding NAD(+)/NADH kinase: MKQFYIITNTMKDKNLVVTHEISDYLKKHGCCCYIREEQPHDSRKIPSAVQCVLVLGGDGTLLRAAREVVDQDVALLGVNLGTLGYLAELDLKSLYHGLDLLIADEYKIEQRMMLMGSVYHEDKLISNDIALNDIVMTRDGIPRAVDYNNFVNDNFLNSYHADGIIISTPTGSTGYSLSAGGPIISPDASMLLMTPLAPHTLNTRSIIFAEKDKITVEFGAGRDGRFERGVATFDGENRAHMVSGDRIEIQKARKDTRIVKISDRSFLEVLRKKMANT, encoded by the coding sequence ATGAAGCAATTTTATATCATTACGAATACAATGAAAGACAAAAATCTTGTAGTCACGCATGAGATATCCGATTATCTTAAGAAACATGGCTGCTGCTGCTATATCAGGGAAGAACAGCCGCATGACAGCAGAAAGATTCCTTCCGCTGTCCAATGCGTTCTTGTACTTGGCGGAGATGGAACCCTTCTTCGTGCCGCCCGGGAAGTCGTGGATCAGGATGTCGCTTTGTTAGGGGTGAATCTTGGAACACTCGGATATCTGGCAGAACTCGATCTGAAAAGTCTTTATCATGGGCTTGATCTTCTGATCGCCGATGAATATAAGATTGAACAGAGAATGATGCTCATGGGCAGTGTCTATCATGAAGATAAACTGATCAGCAATGATATTGCACTGAATGATATTGTGATGACCCGCGACGGAATTCCCCGCGCGGTAGATTATAATAATTTTGTAAATGATAATTTTCTGAATAGTTACCATGCAGACGGGATCATTATATCGACTCCGACTGGTTCTACCGGATACAGCTTGTCAGCAGGCGGTCCGATCATTTCCCCGGATGCATCTATGCTGCTCATGACACCTCTTGCACCGCATACCTTGAATACCAGGAGTATTATCTTCGCGGAAAAGGATAAGATAACGGTAGAGTTCGGTGCAGGGCGAGATGGACGATTCGAACGCGGAGTAGCCACTTTTGATGGAGAAAACCGTGCACATATGGTGAGCGGAGATCGGATAGAGATACAAAAAGCGAGAAAGGACACCAGAATTGTCAAGATCAGTGACAGGAGTTTTCTGGAAGTACTGCGGAAGAAGATGGCGAATACCTAG
- a CDS encoding arginine repressor, protein MKIARHAQILKLISQYDIETQEELAKRLNESGFKVTQATVSRDIRQLKLMKITKEDGHSKYAEQQTTDQEVLLRYIRILKESMISMDLAVNIVVLKTVSGMAMAAAAALDELAWSEIAGCIAGDDTIMCAARSEEDALMVIDKLKKTLESF, encoded by the coding sequence ATGAAGATTGCCAGGCATGCACAGATATTAAAGCTGATTAGTCAGTATGATATTGAGACGCAGGAGGAATTGGCAAAAAGGCTGAATGAGAGCGGATTTAAGGTTACACAGGCGACCGTATCCAGAGATATCCGTCAGCTGAAACTGATGAAGATTACAAAAGAAGACGGACATTCAAAATATGCGGAGCAGCAGACCACAGACCAGGAGGTTCTGCTGAGATATATCAGAATCCTGAAAGAATCCATGATCTCAATGGATCTGGCTGTTAATATCGTTGTTCTAAAAACCGTATCTGGTATGGCTATGGCTGCGGCTGCGGCTTTGGACGAGCTGGCCTGGAGTGAAATTGCAGGATGTATAGCAGGAGATGATACCATTATGTGTGCGGCAAGGTCCGAAGAGGATGCACTTATGGTTATAGATAAACTAAAGAAGACACTGGAGAGCTTTTGA
- the recN gene encoding DNA repair protein RecN, with the protein MLTNLHVKNLALIDEIEVEFGSGLNILTGETGAGKSVIIGSVNLALGRKMSKEMIRKGEQSALVELVFQTSNSKVVKKLKEMEIDVSDGQIIITRKLTEGRSISKINGETCTAAQIKNISSDLLDIHGQHEHQSLLYKDRQLAILDAYAQEEIREDRLEVERGYKNFKKIKKELSEYQMDQEGRAREIDFLEFEINEIESASLIRGEDEQLEQKYKKMFHARKIAESLNQVYTLSAYEDENGAGEQIGRAIRELSQISGYDSALGEMEKVLTDIEGLLNDFNRELSDYQSKNLIFSEEEFIEVENRLDDINHLKSKYGNSIDEILDYQQKQNEKLQQMLHYEERKEKLAADLRTAEEKLEASSHNLSEKRRFYSNRLEKEIVKGVEDLNFESVKFKIDFQRLEQYTQNGYDSIEFQISTNPGEKLKSLAKVVSGGELSRIMLAIKTILADKDDTETLIFDEIDTGISGRTASRVAEKMNQIGKNHQVLAITHLPQIAAMADKHFEISKFTEGMKTKTIIQKLSEEESIMELARILGGAKITKAVEENAKEMKELARIQKSSRL; encoded by the coding sequence ATGTTGACGAATTTACATGTGAAAAATCTGGCTCTGATTGACGAAATTGAAGTGGAGTTTGGCTCTGGTCTCAATATTCTGACCGGTGAGACAGGAGCCGGAAAGTCTGTTATCATAGGTTCTGTAAATCTGGCACTTGGCAGGAAAATGTCAAAAGAGATGATTCGAAAAGGGGAACAGTCTGCCCTAGTTGAACTGGTCTTTCAAACCAGTAATTCCAAAGTTGTGAAAAAATTAAAAGAGATGGAGATTGATGTGTCCGATGGACAGATCATTATCACCCGCAAACTGACGGAAGGCCGCAGCATCAGCAAGATTAATGGCGAGACTTGCACGGCTGCACAGATTAAAAATATCTCTTCGGATCTTCTTGATATTCATGGACAGCATGAACATCAGTCCTTGTTGTATAAAGACCGGCAGCTTGCCATACTGGACGCATATGCCCAGGAAGAGATCAGAGAAGATCGCCTTGAAGTAGAGCGGGGCTATAAAAATTTCAAAAAAATCAAGAAAGAACTATCCGAATATCAGATGGACCAAGAGGGAAGAGCCAGAGAAATCGATTTTTTGGAATTTGAAATCAATGAAATTGAATCTGCATCCCTGATAAGAGGAGAAGATGAACAACTGGAGCAGAAGTATAAAAAGATGTTTCATGCCAGAAAGATTGCAGAAAGTCTGAATCAAGTCTATACTCTTTCTGCTTATGAGGATGAAAACGGAGCCGGAGAACAGATCGGCAGAGCAATCCGGGAACTTTCTCAGATTTCTGGATATGACAGTGCATTAGGTGAAATGGAAAAGGTTCTTACAGATATTGAAGGCCTTTTGAACGATTTCAACCGGGAACTTTCAGATTACCAGTCAAAAAATCTTATTTTTTCGGAAGAAGAATTCATTGAGGTCGAAAACAGACTGGACGACATCAATCATTTAAAATCAAAATATGGTAATTCGATTGATGAGATTCTGGATTATCAGCAAAAACAAAATGAAAAACTTCAGCAAATGCTTCATTATGAAGAGCGCAAAGAAAAACTTGCTGCAGATTTGAGAACTGCAGAGGAAAAACTTGAGGCATCATCACATAATTTATCCGAAAAACGGAGATTCTATAGCAACAGGCTGGAAAAGGAAATCGTAAAAGGAGTGGAGGATTTAAATTTTGAAAGTGTAAAGTTCAAAATTGATTTTCAGCGGTTGGAGCAGTATACACAAAATGGATATGACAGTATTGAATTCCAGATTTCAACCAATCCGGGAGAAAAACTAAAATCACTGGCCAAGGTGGTATCGGGTGGCGAGTTGTCCAGAATAATGCTGGCGATCAAGACAATTCTGGCAGACAAAGATGACACGGAGACATTGATTTTTGATGAAATTGATACGGGGATTAGTGGTCGGACAGCATCAAGAGTTGCCGAAAAGATGAATCAGATCGGAAAGAACCATCAGGTTCTGGCGATCACACATCTTCCACAGATTGCTGCTATGGCAGACAAACATTTTGAAATTTCAAAATTCACAGAAGGAATGAAGACAAAGACGATAATCCAAAAGCTGTCGGAAGAAGAGTCAATTATGGAACTGGCACGGATTCTGGGCGGCGCAAAGATTACAAAAGCAGTGGAAGAGAATGCAAAAGAGATGAAAGAATTGGCGCGGATTCAAAAATCTTCCCGATTATAA